One Kitasatospora sp. NBC_01266 genomic window carries:
- a CDS encoding acyl-CoA thioesterase, whose translation MRPNDLDALGHVNNAVALEYLEAGRWDWLGRQGLVSGAGTANTGMIAVVARTEIDYRAEIPRGEVEVRTVLESPGEEEFDTEGLTFRARFRQRVHLAPDDRLAVDALVTVAFLDAEQRCLVTMQDFLAAAVAG comes from the coding sequence GTGCGCCCCAATGACCTCGACGCGCTGGGCCACGTGAACAACGCGGTCGCGCTCGAATACCTGGAGGCCGGGCGCTGGGACTGGCTCGGCCGGCAGGGTCTGGTGTCCGGCGCCGGGACCGCCAACACCGGGATGATCGCGGTGGTGGCCCGCACCGAGATCGACTACCGGGCGGAGATCCCGCGCGGCGAGGTCGAGGTCCGCACCGTGCTGGAGTCGCCCGGCGAGGAGGAGTTCGACACGGAGGGCCTCACCTTCCGGGCCCGGTTCCGGCAGCGGGTCCACCTGGCGCCGGACGACCGCCTCGCGGTGGACGCGCTGGTCACCGTGGCCTTCCTGGACGCGGAGCAGCGCTGCCTGGTCACCATGCAGGACTTCCTCGCGGCGGCCGTCGCGGGCTGA
- a CDS encoding nitric oxide synthase oxygenase: protein MTSAGAFAPLSSPSASAQRGDALGDPPDLGPVATEAEALLRQLASEGHLLSEAAEQRVRGVRAEVAGTGRYRQTAEELLQGSRIAWRNNPQCVGKFYWKALEVRDCREAGGAAGDEGDLFEALVEHLRLSWNGGRIRLLLSVFAPDEPGRRGPRVWNGQLIRYAGYRRQDGSVLGDPETVRLTEAVQQLGWRGRGTEWDVLPLVIQWPGREPRFFELPPDAVPEVRITHPDHPWLEQLGLRWHAFPTISNQVLELGGLRYPLAPFSAWYTCTEIGARNLSDTNRYDKLPAVARGMGLDTSRDRTLWRDRALLELIAAVLHSYDLAGISIIDHHFATKQFVRHEEREQKNGRGCPADWSAIVPATSGSTTPVWQRRYEPTRQRPNFSPHPELCWQPASCPSGGATG from the coding sequence GTGACAAGCGCAGGCGCGTTCGCACCACTGTCCTCTCCTTCCGCTTCGGCCCAGCGCGGTGACGCGCTGGGCGATCCGCCCGACCTGGGCCCGGTGGCCACCGAGGCCGAGGCGTTGCTGCGCCAACTGGCCTCCGAGGGGCACCTGTTGTCCGAGGCCGCCGAGCAGCGGGTGCGGGGGGTGCGGGCGGAGGTGGCTGGGACGGGGCGGTACCGGCAGACGGCGGAGGAACTGCTGCAGGGGAGCCGGATCGCCTGGCGGAACAATCCCCAGTGCGTCGGGAAGTTCTACTGGAAGGCGCTGGAGGTCCGGGACTGCCGCGAGGCCGGGGGTGCTGCCGGTGACGAGGGGGACCTGTTCGAGGCGCTGGTGGAGCATCTGCGGCTGAGCTGGAACGGCGGGCGGATCCGGCTGCTGCTGAGCGTCTTCGCGCCCGATGAGCCGGGGCGGCGCGGCCCCCGGGTCTGGAACGGGCAGCTCATCCGCTACGCCGGCTACCGGCGGCAGGACGGGTCGGTGCTGGGCGACCCGGAGACCGTGCGGCTGACCGAGGCCGTGCAACAGCTCGGCTGGCGTGGCCGGGGGACGGAGTGGGACGTGCTGCCGCTGGTGATCCAGTGGCCGGGGCGGGAGCCCAGGTTCTTCGAGCTGCCGCCGGACGCGGTGCCCGAGGTGCGGATCACTCACCCGGACCACCCCTGGCTGGAGCAACTCGGGCTGCGCTGGCACGCGTTCCCCACGATCTCCAACCAGGTGCTGGAACTGGGCGGCCTGCGCTACCCGTTGGCGCCGTTCAGCGCCTGGTACACCTGCACCGAGATCGGCGCGCGCAATCTGTCCGACACCAACCGCTACGACAAACTGCCCGCGGTGGCACGGGGAATGGGCCTGGACACCAGCCGGGACCGCACTCTGTGGCGGGACCGGGCGCTGCTGGAGCTCATCGCGGCGGTGCTGCACTCGTACGACCTGGCCGGGATCTCGATCATCGACCACCATTTCGCCACCAAGCAGTTCGTCCGCCACGAGGAACGCGAGCAGAAGAACGGGCGCGGCTGCCCGGCCGACTGGTCCGCCATCGTGCCGGCCACCAGCGGGTCCACCACCCCGGTGTGGCAGCGCCGTTACGAACCCACCAGGCAGCGCCCCAACTTCTCGCCGCACCCGGAGCTCTGCTGGCAGCCGGCCTCCTGCCCGTCCGGCGGCGCGACAGGCTGA
- a CDS encoding alpha/beta fold hydrolase, with protein MPIVEVSPGMSIAYEAFGDPADAPVLLVMGLGGQLIAWHEDFCRALADRGRYVIRYDNRDCGLSTKFDDHPVDMGRLIGALGSGDFPSARALVPYTLQDLADDGLDLLTALGIERAHVVGSSMGGMIAQTMAITRPARVLTLTSMMSSTGEPEYGRSTPEAQAVVSAPKPADREGYVAAAERELVWASKRYGDPAVLRELAAHSYDRAYYPAGAARQLGAVVLGGSRADALRELQVPTLVIHGLDDTLINPDGGQRTAELVPGAKLLLIPDMGHDRPRELWPEIVDAIGAHTGLVA; from the coding sequence ATGCCGATTGTCGAAGTCTCACCTGGAATGTCCATCGCGTACGAGGCGTTCGGCGATCCCGCCGACGCACCGGTGCTGCTCGTGATGGGTCTCGGCGGTCAGCTGATCGCCTGGCACGAGGATTTCTGCCGTGCGCTCGCCGATCGCGGCCGCTACGTGATCCGGTACGACAACCGCGACTGCGGGCTGTCCACCAAGTTCGACGATCACCCGGTCGACATGGGCCGGCTCATCGGCGCTCTGGGCTCGGGGGACTTTCCGTCCGCCCGTGCGCTGGTGCCCTACACGCTCCAGGACCTGGCCGACGACGGCCTCGACCTGCTCACCGCGCTCGGCATCGAACGGGCTCACGTGGTCGGATCCTCGATGGGCGGGATGATCGCCCAGACGATGGCCATCACCCGGCCGGCGCGGGTGCTGACCCTGACGTCGATGATGTCCTCGACCGGCGAACCCGAATACGGTCGGTCCACGCCCGAGGCCCAGGCGGTCGTCTCCGCTCCGAAGCCGGCCGACCGCGAGGGATACGTCGCGGCGGCGGAGCGGGAGTTGGTGTGGGCGTCCAAGCGCTACGGCGACCCGGCGGTCCTTCGTGAGCTGGCCGCCCACAGCTACGACCGCGCGTACTACCCGGCCGGGGCCGCACGGCAGCTCGGAGCGGTGGTCCTCGGCGGCTCACGGGCGGACGCGCTAAGGGAGCTTCAGGTGCCGACGCTGGTGATCCACGGTCTGGATGACACGCTGATCAACCCCGACGGTGGGCAACGCACGGCAGAGCTGGTGCCCGGCGCGAAGCTCCTGCTGATCCCCGACATGGGGCACGACCGGCCGCGCGAGCTCTGGCCCGAGATCGTCGACGCCATCGGGGCGCACACCGGCCTCGTCGCCTGA
- a CDS encoding holo-ACP synthase: MAGSHRELIGLGHDLQLISELEAASALREPDVFFTAAELRHFAAAVVPLQSLAGGFAAKEALFKALPPSGEPWFWTDAELVHDHRGAPRFRAHGALADQLARRRLRLSVSISHSGGFVSAVVIATGGTSAVNRFLGTIDRAVRHVLRRNTADAAGAPQ; encoded by the coding sequence TTGGCTGGATCTCATCGGGAGTTGATCGGCCTGGGGCACGACCTCCAGTTGATCAGTGAACTGGAGGCGGCTTCGGCGCTGCGCGAGCCCGATGTCTTCTTCACCGCCGCGGAGTTGCGGCACTTCGCCGCGGCGGTGGTGCCGCTGCAGAGCCTGGCGGGCGGGTTCGCGGCGAAGGAGGCACTCTTCAAGGCGCTCCCGCCGTCCGGCGAGCCCTGGTTCTGGACCGATGCCGAGCTGGTCCACGACCACCGGGGCGCGCCGCGCTTCCGCGCCCACGGTGCGCTGGCGGACCAACTGGCCCGCCGGCGACTGCGGCTGAGCGTCTCCATCTCGCACAGCGGTGGCTTCGTCTCCGCGGTGGTCATCGCCACCGGCGGGACCTCGGCAGTGAATCGTTTCCTCGGCACGATCGATCGGGCGGTGCGACATGTTCTTCGGCGAAACACGGCTGACGCTGCCGGTGCGCCCCAATGA
- a CDS encoding ferritin-like domain-containing protein: MSITEASTGTEPSSTEPSSTRPRGAARATEAPAIITDLYDAVTKRGMSLVDVTWEQQRLHESRRWSVVEMLADVDLDALTPVDRNLVWNAGRAELTTKPGADRLERQAEAECRRWQEKNPAVASIMEACGTWSRYWNEEEAHHETVFNRLADLSGMEPISDETFIAFRQVFPDDDMLRTLMLLAISEITAAVNYGQCQQVVQDPGLRRIFKQVAADEIQHRNYFIAFAKALVDSGEYHAKDAFAVAHLFLREDGELQGSAREQKEDRGTHVNWWDHLDTAETDYRPEALEKKEQLICGALKKITGIEVHSRDEVEDTWLDLIGS, from the coding sequence ATGAGCATCACCGAGGCGAGCACCGGCACCGAGCCGAGCAGCACCGAGCCGAGCAGCACCCGCCCGCGCGGCGCCGCCCGCGCCACCGAGGCGCCGGCCATCATCACCGACCTCTACGACGCGGTGACCAAGCGCGGCATGTCCCTGGTCGACGTGACCTGGGAGCAGCAGCGGCTGCACGAGTCCCGCCGCTGGAGCGTCGTGGAGATGCTGGCGGACGTCGACCTGGACGCCCTGACGCCCGTCGACCGCAACCTGGTGTGGAACGCCGGCCGGGCCGAGCTGACCACCAAGCCGGGCGCCGACCGGCTGGAGCGCCAGGCCGAGGCGGAGTGCCGCCGCTGGCAGGAGAAGAACCCGGCGGTCGCGTCGATCATGGAGGCGTGCGGCACCTGGAGCCGCTACTGGAACGAGGAAGAGGCTCACCACGAGACCGTCTTCAACCGCCTGGCCGACCTGAGCGGGATGGAGCCGATCTCCGACGAGACCTTCATCGCGTTCCGCCAGGTCTTCCCGGACGACGACATGCTGCGCACCCTGATGCTGCTGGCGATCTCCGAGATCACCGCCGCGGTCAACTACGGCCAGTGCCAGCAGGTCGTCCAGGACCCGGGCCTGCGCCGGATCTTCAAGCAGGTCGCGGCCGACGAGATCCAGCACCGCAACTACTTCATCGCCTTCGCCAAGGCGCTGGTGGACAGCGGCGAGTACCACGCCAAGGACGCCTTCGCGGTCGCGCACCTCTTCCTGCGCGAGGACGGCGAACTCCAGGGCAGCGCCCGGGAGCAGAAGGAGGACCGCGGCACCCACGTCAACTGGTGGGACCACCTGGACACCGCGGAGACCGACTACCGCCCCGAGGCGCTGGAGAAGAAGGAGCAGCTCATCTGCGGCGCCCTGAAGAAGATCACCGGGATCGAGGTCCACTCCCGCGACGAGGTCGAGGACACTTGGCTGGATCTCATCGGGAGTTGA
- a CDS encoding SigE family RNA polymerase sigma factor: MGEPKSGRDSEFQAFIAVAWPRLLRTAFLLAGEQHAGEDLVQQTLERAYAAWGRVKRADDPYAYVRRILFNEHARRFRRRAPEQSVTAVPERAGQDGYAQLDARSALLGALGALPPRQRQAVVLRYWEDLSESQVAACMGCSVGTVKSQAAKGIAKLRASSALVGMESVGGTV, encoded by the coding sequence ATGGGAGAACCGAAGTCGGGCCGCGACAGCGAGTTCCAGGCGTTCATCGCCGTCGCCTGGCCGCGTCTGCTGCGGACGGCGTTTCTGCTGGCCGGTGAGCAGCACGCGGGCGAGGACCTGGTGCAGCAGACGCTGGAGCGGGCCTATGCGGCCTGGGGGCGGGTGAAGCGGGCCGACGACCCGTACGCGTATGTGCGTCGGATCCTGTTCAACGAGCACGCCCGCCGGTTCCGCCGCCGCGCGCCCGAGCAGTCGGTCACCGCGGTGCCCGAGCGGGCCGGGCAGGACGGCTACGCGCAGTTGGACGCGCGCAGTGCGCTGCTGGGTGCGCTCGGAGCGCTGCCGCCCAGGCAACGGCAGGCGGTGGTGCTGCGGTACTGGGAGGACCTGAGTGAGAGTCAGGTCGCAGCCTGCATGGGCTGCTCCGTGGGCACGGTGAAGAGCCAGGCGGCGAAGGGGATCGCCAAACTGCGCGCCTCCTCGGCACTGGTCGGTATGGAGAGCGTGGGAGGAACGGTATGA
- a CDS encoding right-handed parallel beta-helix repeat-containing protein — protein sequence MAVLPAVTSTGALADATTLYVNNATGSNCSDSGTGTQAVPFCRIAAAAAVVMPGQTVQIAAGDYNDTALTLTRSGTATAPITFRGPDPGPGLQAARASFTGGAPNSPDFGLVIKGAQHLRIQNLAVHSNQKQSVVVDNAQDVSITGVQAWGGGVHITDNSSGVLFGQGQFAYAGGPLIQVDGGSTGTVVSTNMVQPNSTTDQTGILVSDAPGTVVVSNTLLTGCSAGIVLNSGSTGAVIENNVVDTSASSGKPCPAGSSDTGISVAADSVTGSKEDYNTVSPMSGGPAYNWGGTAYTTQQDFTAATGQGAHDYVSDPNKVWQRGPNDSLSPIVDSADENAPGMMSTDAWEWPPVDDPAVPNTGTGSGYRDRGAQEFQDFGSAFTPAGPTRLLDTRVPIGTPTATAVPAWGTIDLPVTGIAGVPASGVTAVTMNVTVTAPANDGHLTVYPHGGTLPQASSLNWTAGETIANLVTVPVQDGKVSFYNASGGSVQLIADLAGYYSTTGSMFTSAGPTRLLDTRVPIGTPTATAVPAWGTIDLPVTGIAGVPASGVTAVTMNVTVTAPANAGHLTVYPHGNAAPDASNLNWTAGETIPNLVTVPVKDGKVSFYNASGGSVDLIADLAGYYSTTGTNTYRATGPSRVMDTRQTTYFEDGTSRPAGAVPAWGTLDISMGDLPPTTTSVTLNVTVTEPGNNGHLTVYPHGTAAPDASNLNWTAGETIPNQVVVPVKDGKISFYNASGAGIQLVVDFFGYQSY from the coding sequence ATGGCCGTTCTCCCGGCCGTCACGTCGACCGGCGCCCTCGCCGACGCGACCACGCTCTACGTCAACAACGCGACCGGGTCCAACTGCTCGGACTCGGGCACCGGTACCCAGGCGGTGCCCTTCTGCCGGATCGCCGCTGCCGCCGCGGTGGTGATGCCGGGTCAGACGGTCCAGATCGCCGCGGGCGACTACAACGACACCGCGCTGACCCTCACCCGTTCCGGCACGGCGACGGCTCCGATCACCTTCCGGGGCCCGGACCCTGGCCCCGGCCTGCAGGCGGCGCGTGCCTCGTTCACCGGTGGCGCGCCGAACTCCCCGGACTTCGGCCTGGTCATCAAGGGTGCCCAGCACCTGCGGATCCAGAACCTCGCCGTCCACTCCAACCAGAAGCAGTCCGTGGTGGTGGACAACGCGCAGGACGTCTCGATCACCGGCGTACAGGCGTGGGGCGGCGGCGTCCACATCACCGACAACTCCAGCGGTGTCCTCTTCGGCCAGGGGCAGTTCGCCTATGCCGGCGGTCCGCTGATCCAGGTCGACGGCGGCTCGACCGGGACGGTCGTCTCCACGAACATGGTGCAGCCGAACAGCACCACCGACCAGACCGGCATCCTGGTGTCCGACGCACCGGGCACCGTGGTCGTCAGCAACACCCTCCTCACCGGCTGCTCGGCGGGCATCGTCCTGAACAGCGGCTCAACGGGCGCGGTCATCGAGAACAACGTGGTCGACACCTCGGCCAGCAGCGGGAAGCCCTGCCCGGCCGGTTCCTCGGACACCGGGATCTCGGTCGCCGCGGACTCCGTCACGGGCAGCAAGGAGGACTACAACACCGTCTCGCCGATGAGCGGCGGCCCGGCCTACAACTGGGGCGGCACGGCGTACACCACCCAGCAGGACTTCACCGCGGCGACCGGCCAGGGTGCGCACGACTACGTGTCCGACCCGAACAAGGTGTGGCAGCGCGGTCCGAACGACTCGCTCTCGCCGATCGTCGACTCCGCCGACGAGAACGCCCCCGGCATGATGAGCACCGACGCCTGGGAGTGGCCGCCGGTGGACGACCCGGCGGTGCCCAACACGGGCACCGGTAGCGGCTACCGTGACCGTGGCGCGCAGGAGTTCCAGGACTTCGGCAGCGCGTTCACCCCGGCCGGCCCGACCCGGCTGCTGGACACCCGGGTCCCGATCGGCACCCCGACCGCCACCGCCGTCCCCGCCTGGGGCACCATCGACCTCCCGGTCACCGGCATCGCCGGCGTCCCGGCGAGCGGGGTCACCGCGGTGACCATGAACGTCACCGTGACCGCACCGGCCAACGACGGCCATCTGACGGTCTACCCCCACGGTGGCACCCTTCCGCAGGCGTCGAGCCTCAACTGGACCGCCGGCGAGACGATCGCCAACCTGGTGACCGTCCCGGTGCAGGACGGCAAGGTCTCGTTCTACAACGCCTCCGGCGGCAGCGTGCAGCTGATCGCCGACCTCGCCGGCTACTACAGCACGACGGGCAGCATGTTCACTTCGGCCGGCCCGACCCGGCTGCTGGACACCCGGGTCCCGATCGGCACCCCGACCGCCACCGCCGTCCCCGCCTGGGGCACCATCGACCTCCCGGTCACCGGCATCGCCGGCGTCCCGGCGAGCGGGGTCACCGCGGTGACCATGAACGTCACCGTGACCGCACCGGCCAACGCCGGCCACCTGACGGTCTACCCCCACGGGAACGCCGCACCGGACGCGTCCAACCTCAACTGGACCGCCGGCGAGACGATCCCGAACCTGGTGACCGTCCCGGTCAAGGACGGCAAGGTCTCGTTCTACAACGCCTCCGGCGGCAGCGTGGACCTGATCGCCGACCTCGCCGGCTACTACAGCACGACGGGTACCAACACCTACCGGGCCACCGGGCCGTCGCGTGTGATGGACACCCGGCAGACCACGTACTTCGAGGACGGAACGAGCCGGCCGGCCGGCGCCGTACCGGCCTGGGGCACGCTCGACATCTCGATGGGGGATCTGCCGCCCACCACGACGTCGGTCACCCTGAACGTCACCGTGACCGAACCGGGCAACAACGGCCACCTGACGGTCTACCCGCACGGGACCGCCGCACCGGACGCGTCCAACCTCAACTGGACCGCCGGCGAGACGATTCCGAACCAGGTCGTCGTCCCGGTCAAGGACGGCAAGATCTCGTTCTACAACGCCTCCGGCGCCGGCATTCAGCTGGTGGTGGACTTCTTCGGCTACCAGTCCTACTGA
- a CDS encoding MFS transporter has translation MAETPVAADQLRDLAAAGEEPATRPPIALVLLCCLGAFMAFLDSTIVNVAFPDIAKAFPRSNLSTLSWVLNGYNVVIAAFLMPAGRLADRLGCRRSFAAGLATFTLASVVCGFAGSVPVLIGARLVQAAGAAVLVPTSLALLMPMFPAARRLVAITIWGAAAALAAGTGPGLGGVLAEDWSWRAVFLVNLPIGILAVLASRYLTEQRERRGPAPDALGTVLLAAALGLLALGLVKGPDWTWSSAATIGCLAAGALLAVAVVLRSARHPAPVLALDLLRSRNALGGNLGSMLFAVTFYAVILNNVLFLTGHWHWSLITAGLATTPPPIATALIAKTSVRLAERLGDRLVVVTGCLVYIGGTLLLFWGGGRHPDFVTHWLPGAAVMGLGAGLVWPVLGGVALANVEPARLATASAANAAFRQLGAVLGTALTVSILTSAGADALGGARDTWYLAMGFAAAVAVLVVATVRRPES, from the coding sequence ATGGCCGAGACGCCGGTCGCCGCTGACCAGCTCCGGGACCTTGCCGCGGCCGGGGAAGAGCCCGCCACCAGGCCGCCGATCGCGCTCGTGCTGCTCTGCTGCCTCGGTGCCTTCATGGCGTTCCTGGACAGCACCATCGTGAACGTCGCCTTCCCGGACATCGCCAAGGCCTTCCCGCGCTCGAACCTGTCCACTCTCTCCTGGGTGCTGAACGGCTACAACGTGGTGATCGCCGCGTTCCTGATGCCGGCCGGGCGCCTGGCCGACCGGCTCGGCTGCCGGCGGTCCTTCGCGGCGGGGCTGGCCACCTTCACCCTCGCCTCGGTGGTCTGCGGGTTCGCCGGCTCGGTGCCGGTGCTGATCGGCGCCCGGCTGGTGCAGGCGGCCGGTGCCGCGGTCCTGGTGCCGACCTCGCTCGCGCTGCTGATGCCGATGTTCCCGGCGGCCCGGCGGCTGGTCGCGATCACCATCTGGGGCGCGGCGGCGGCGCTGGCGGCGGGGACCGGACCCGGGCTCGGCGGGGTGCTCGCCGAGGACTGGAGCTGGCGGGCGGTGTTCCTGGTGAACCTGCCGATCGGGATCCTCGCGGTGCTGGCCAGCCGCTACCTCACGGAGCAGCGCGAGCGCCGCGGACCGGCGCCCGACGCGCTGGGCACGGTGCTGCTCGCCGCCGCGCTGGGACTGCTGGCGCTCGGGCTGGTGAAGGGGCCGGACTGGACCTGGAGCAGCGCGGCCACCATCGGCTGCCTGGCCGCCGGGGCCCTGCTGGCGGTCGCGGTGGTGCTCCGCAGCGCCCGGCACCCGGCGCCGGTGCTCGCCCTGGACCTGCTGCGTTCGCGCAACGCCCTTGGCGGCAACCTCGGTTCGATGCTCTTCGCGGTGACCTTCTACGCCGTGATCCTGAACAACGTGCTCTTCCTGACCGGCCACTGGCACTGGTCGCTGATCACGGCGGGCCTGGCCACCACCCCGCCGCCGATCGCCACCGCGCTGATCGCGAAGACCTCGGTCCGGCTGGCCGAACGGCTCGGTGACCGGCTGGTGGTGGTCACCGGCTGCCTGGTCTACATCGGTGGCACGCTGCTGCTCTTCTGGGGCGGTGGCCGGCACCCGGACTTCGTCACCCACTGGCTGCCCGGCGCGGCGGTGATGGGGCTGGGTGCGGGCCTGGTCTGGCCGGTGCTGGGCGGGGTGGCGCTGGCGAACGTCGAGCCGGCCCGACTGGCCACCGCGAGCGCGGCCAACGCCGCTTTCCGCCAGCTCGGCGCCGTCCTCGGCACCGCCCTCACGGTGTCCATCCTGACCTCGGCCGGTGCCGACGCGCTGGGCGGGGCCCGCGACACCTGGTACCTGGCGATGGGCTTCGCGGCCGCCGTCGCGGTGCTCGTCGTCGCGACGGTCCGCCGGCCGGAAAGTTAG